One region of Primulina tabacum isolate GXHZ01 chromosome 1, ASM2559414v2, whole genome shotgun sequence genomic DNA includes:
- the LOC142530888 gene encoding transmembrane 9 superfamily member 3-like, which translates to MGGIRHASLLLMFLCFVVGVKSDASDHKYKLGDPVPLYANKVGPFNNPSETYRYFDLPFCSPDGVKDKSEALGEVLNGDRLVGAPYKLDFLADKEPEIICKRKLSKKQVAEFRSAVAKEYYFQMYYDDLPLWGFIGKIDKDGKADPNDHKYYLFKHLHFEIFFNKDRVIEINARADSNALVDLTEDREIDVDFMYSVKWKETEVTFENRMEKYSSSSTHSRHLEIHWFSIINSCVTVLLLTGFLATILMRVLKNDFVKYAHDEETADDQEETGWKNIHGDVFRFPKYKSLLAASLGCGSQLFTLTTFIFVLALVGVFYPYNRGALFTALVVIYALTSGIAGYTAASFYCQLEGTNWVRNLLLAGGLFCGPLFLTFCFLNTVAITYHATAALPFGTIVVIFLIWALITSPLLVLGGIAGKNSKAEFQAPCRTTKYPREIPPLPWYRGTLPQMAMAGFLPFSAIYIELYYIFASVWGHRIYTIYSILFIVFIILLIVTAFITVALTYFQLAAEDHKWWWRSFACGGSTGLFIYGYCLYYYNARSEMSGFMQTSFFFGYMACVCYAFFLMLGTVGFRAALFFVRHIYRSIKCE; encoded by the exons ATGGGAGGAATTCGTCACGCCTCCTTACTTTTGATGTTTCTGTGCTTCGTAGTTGGGGTTAAATCCGACGCATCGGATCACAAATACAAACTCGGGGACCCGGTGCCGCTGTATGCCAACAAAGTCGGCCCTTTCAACAATCCCAG TGAAACATATCGATATTTTGATCTACCCTTTTGTTCTCCAG ATGGCGTGAAAGATAAATCAGAAGCACTTGGTGAAGTGCTGAATGGAGACCGTTTGGTCGGTGCTCCATACAAGCTTGACTTTTTAGCTGATAAAGAGCCAGAAATAATCTGTAAAAGGAAGTTGTCAAAGAAACAAGTTGCCGAGTTTCGAAGCGCGGTTGCAAAGGAATACTATTTTCAGATGTACTACGATGACCTACCCCTGTGGGGTTTCATAGGAAAGATTGATAAAGATGGCAAGGCTGATCCCAATGATCACAAATATTACCTTTTTAAGCATCtccattttgaaatattttttaacaaGGATCGTGTGATCGAGATCAATGCACGTGCTGATTCTAATGCTTTGGTGGATCTTACCGAGGATAGGGAAATTGACGTGGACTTTATGTACTCAGTCAAATGGAAAGAAACCGAAGTGACTTTTGAGAATAGAATGGAGAAGTACTCCTCATCTTCAACACATAGTCGTCACTTGGAGATCCATTGGTTTTCAATTATCAATTCATGTGTCACCGTGCTCCTTCTAACTGGATTTCTGGCTACAATTCTGATGCGAGTTCTCAAAAATGACTTTGTCAA ATATGCTCACGATGAAGAAACAGCTGATGACCAAGAAGAAACTGGATGGAAGAACATTCATGGTGATGTTTTTAGGTTCCCGAAGTACAAGTCCCTCCTTGCTGCTTCCCTTGGATGTGGCTCTCAGTTGTTTACTCT GACAACTTTTATATTCGTACTCGCACTTGTTGGTGTATTTTACCCCTACAACCGAGGAGCTCTTTTTACTGCTTTGGTTGTCATTTATGCTCTTACATCTGGTATTGCTGGATATACAGCGGCTTCTTTCTATTGCCAGTTAGAAGGAACAAATTGG GTCCGAAATTTATTATTGGCTGGAGGCCTCTTCTGTGGGCCACTGTTTCTCACCTTTTGCTTCCTTAACACTGTTGCCATTACTTATCACGCCACTGCCGCCCTTCCATTCGGGACCATTGTGGTTATTTTTCTCATATGGGCGCTCATTACATCACCTTTGTTAGTATTGGGAGGGATTGCTGGAAAGAATAGCAAGGCTGAGTTTCAAGCTCCATGTCGTACCACAAAATATCCTAGAGAGATTCCACCACTACCTTGGTACCGTGGAACCCTTCCTCAAATGGCAATGGCTGGATTCTTGCCATTTAGTGCCATTTACATAGAACTTTACTATATATTTGCGAGTGTGTGGGGTCACAGGATTTACACCATTTACAGCATCTTGTTCATTGTCTTCATTATTCTCCTAATTGTCACTGCATTTATTACTGTGGCATTGACCTATTTTCAACTTGCTGCTGAAGATCACAAGTGGTGGTGGAG GTCTTTTGCATGCGGTGGATCTACTGGCTTGTTTATCTATGGCTACTGCTTGTATTACTACAACGCGCGGTCAGAAATGTCTGGTTTCATGCAGACCTCGTTTTTCTTCGGGTACATGGCTTGTGTATGCTATGCTTTCTTCCTCATGCTTGGAACTGTAGGCTTCCGTGCTGCTTTGTTTTTTGTGCGTCACATATACCGCTCAATAAAGTGCGAGTAA
- the LOC142531008 gene encoding protein REVEILLE 1-like: MKDRTVLEIDTPSGLEEKFGTWDDFAPKARKPYTITKHRERWTEEEHERFLEALKLYGRAWRKIEEYVGTKTAVQIRSHAQKFFSKVERDSNCGDPDSAKPIEIPPPRPKRKPIHPYPRKLVCPVKMGIVIPEKPTRSSSPNTSISGHENQSPTSVLSAVGSDACAGGNPGMPNGASSSVSSALALNSCSSSPDDKVSLELELLPQNSCLLEEAVNESNVQCLKLFGKTLLVTDQPSNPAVEARKLEFFERAEGRLYSSNVMPVRFLPNNSESPLCGETENNICPGDASSLIRSPWLSLCDNVSHSTHKLHNVKPFRTTQEMAKKDEEKEGSSTGSNIDSLSVERKSKEGELQPSKQLSTNSGNPLKGFIPYKRCLGERARMETAEDGRNCRFATAYKFVKISSI; encoded by the exons ATGAAGGACAGAACTGTTCTAGAGATAGACACACCCTCTGGTCTGGAAGAGAAATTTGGTACCTGGGATGACTTTGCTCCAAAG GCGAGGAAGCCATACACCATCACTAAACATAGAGAAAGATGGACAGAAGAAGAACACGAGAGGTTTCTCGAGGCATTGAAACTTTATGGTCGAGCTTGGAGAAAAATAGAAG AGTATGTGGGCACAAAAACAGCTGTGCAAATTCGGAGTCATGCTCAGAAGTTTTTCTCCAAG GTCGAGCGTGATTCGAATTGTGGCGATCCCGATTCGGCGAAACCGATCGAAATTCCTCCCCCAAGGCCGAAAAGAAAACCGATACACCCTTATCCTCGAAAACTGGTTTGTCCAGTCAAAATGGGGATTGTGATACCTGAGAAACCAACAAGGTCTTCATCTCCGAATACGTCCATTTCGGGGCATGAAAaccaatctcccacatctgtgTTATCGGCAGTTGGCTCGGATGCATGTGCTGGGGGGAATCCCGGTATGCCGAATGGCGCTTCCTCATCGGTTTCGTCTGCCCTTGCTCTTAATTCTTGTTCATCAAGTCCAGATGACAAAGTTTCTTTG GAATTGGAGCTTTTGCCCCAAAACAGTTGTCTCCTCGAAGAAGCAGTAAATGAATCAAATGTGCAATGCTTGAAGCTGTTTGGTAAGACATTACTAGTCACCGATCAACCATCTAATCCTGCCGTGGAGGCTAGAAAATTGGAATTTTTCGAAAGAGCCGAGGGGCGTTTATACTCATCGAATGTAATGCCAGTAAGGTTTCTGCCGAATAATTCGGAGTCACCGCTCTGTGGCGAAACAGAGAACAATATATGCCCTGGGGACGCATCTTCTCTGATTCGTTCCCCATGGTTATCACTTTGTGACAATGTGTCACATTCGACTCACAAGTTGCATAATGTAAAGCCTTTCAGAACCACACAAGAGATGGCGAAGAAAGATGAAGAAAAGGAAGGGTCTTCCACCGGTTCAAATATTGATTCTCTCTCCGTGGAAAGGAAATCCAAAGAGGGTGAACTACAGCCCAGCAAGCAACTCTCGACGAACTCTGGGAATCCTCTCAAGGGTTTCATACCGTATAAAAGGTGCTTGGGAGAAAGAGCACGTATGGAAACTGCTGAAGATGGGAGAAACTGCCGATTCGCCACTGCTTATAAATTCGTAAAGATCTCATCCATATGA